One window of Triticum dicoccoides isolate Atlit2015 ecotype Zavitan chromosome 5A, WEW_v2.0, whole genome shotgun sequence genomic DNA carries:
- the LOC119303683 gene encoding uncharacterized protein LOC119303683 isoform X1 — MDQEVKESKPSGEPNLFLQWGSRKRLRCVKSREDGSPSPARSDALRRTIPRVNRPLLGGDVAQFRSPRRPSTLHRRKSEAQASEARQSISLSPEKDRYYSTRGSPFPFEGNGFDFSGGVEEKGTAALPRFFISLSNKEKEEDFLAMKGCKLPQRPKKRPKLTQKCLLTVCPGAWLSDLSHERYEVREKKSSKKQRARGLKALCMESDSE; from the exons ATGGACCAGGAGGTCAAGGAGTCAAAGCCCTCCGGCGAGCCAAACCTGTTCCTGCAATGGGGCAGCCGGAAGCGGCTTCGCTGCGTCAAGTCCCGGGAGGACGGCTCGCCGTCGCCGGCCCGGTCGGATGCGCTCAGGCGCACCATACCCCGGGTGAATCGGCCCCTTCTGGGAGGCGATGTCGCACAGTTTcgttcaccacgccgcccgagCACTCTTCACCGGAG AAAATCCGAGGCACAGGCGAGTGAGGCCAGGCAGTCCATATCCCTCTCACCAGAGAAGGACCGGTACTACTCCACCAGGGGTTCCCCATTTCCCTTTGAGGGGAATGGGTTTGATTTCAGCGGCGGGGTGGAAGAGAAGGGCACCGCTGCTCTGCCGAGGTTCTTCATCTCATTGTCGAACAAGGAGAAAGAGGAGGACTTCTTGGCAATGAAGGGCTGCAAGCTCCCACAGAGGCCGAAGAAGAGGCCCAAGCTGACGCAGAAATGCTTGCTT ACGGTGTGCCCAGGAGCCTGGCTGTCAGATCTCTCGCATGAGAGGTATGAAGTTCGAGAGAAGAAGAGCTCCAAAAAG CAGAGGGCGAGGGGACTGAAGGCGCTGTGCATGGAGAGCGATTCGGAGTAG
- the LOC119303683 gene encoding uncharacterized protein LOC119303683 isoform X2: MDQEVKESKPSGEPNLFLQWGSRKRLRCVKSREDGSPSPARSDALRRTIPRVNRPLLGGDVAQFRSPRRPSTLHRRKSEAQASEARQSISLSPEKDRYYSTRGSPFPFEGNGFDFSGGVEEKGTAALPRFFISLSNKEKEEDFLAMKGCKLPQRPKKRPKLTQKCLLTVCPGAWLSDLSHERYEVREKKSSKKRARGLKALCMESDSE, encoded by the exons ATGGACCAGGAGGTCAAGGAGTCAAAGCCCTCCGGCGAGCCAAACCTGTTCCTGCAATGGGGCAGCCGGAAGCGGCTTCGCTGCGTCAAGTCCCGGGAGGACGGCTCGCCGTCGCCGGCCCGGTCGGATGCGCTCAGGCGCACCATACCCCGGGTGAATCGGCCCCTTCTGGGAGGCGATGTCGCACAGTTTcgttcaccacgccgcccgagCACTCTTCACCGGAG AAAATCCGAGGCACAGGCGAGTGAGGCCAGGCAGTCCATATCCCTCTCACCAGAGAAGGACCGGTACTACTCCACCAGGGGTTCCCCATTTCCCTTTGAGGGGAATGGGTTTGATTTCAGCGGCGGGGTGGAAGAGAAGGGCACCGCTGCTCTGCCGAGGTTCTTCATCTCATTGTCGAACAAGGAGAAAGAGGAGGACTTCTTGGCAATGAAGGGCTGCAAGCTCCCACAGAGGCCGAAGAAGAGGCCCAAGCTGACGCAGAAATGCTTGCTT ACGGTGTGCCCAGGAGCCTGGCTGTCAGATCTCTCGCATGAGAGGTATGAAGTTCGAGAGAAGAAGAGCTCCAAAAAG AGGGCGAGGGGACTGAAGGCGCTGTGCATGGAGAGCGATTCGGAGTAG